The following is a genomic window from Carassius carassius chromosome 24, fCarCar2.1, whole genome shotgun sequence.
AGTCcctttcaaaagaacatttaccTTCTATCTCAAAACATTAGCATTCTGGATGAAACATTTCATTTCGTAAATCTGTTATTTTGAGCTATATTATTTGCCCTTGGGTTTAGATTGAACCTGCCCTTGATCTTGGCTCTTTATTCATATTAACAGTATATTTACTAATCTATGTTGTCAACCAAAGGACAGCACCATGAGTGGGTGTTTAGTAAAACTGCTTTAGtatcaagaagaaaaaaaaactccctaAGGTAAATATCTTCCAACAGACATCACGGCTGGCAGATTCCCAGCTATGCTGATTTGGCAGCTTATTCTAATTATTTCCTAAATATAACCTTACCCACTGCTGCTTTAAGGTTTTATTCAGGGCTGCATCTTAAAACAACCCAGCATAAGTATTACACCCGCTGCACTGGACTGGAATCAGTGATTACATTAATGCAATCACTTCCAGGATTTGAAAACATTAAACCAAAAAACCAAAGATCAAAAGATGACAACAAACACTATGGAAAATTCTTTAGATTATCTTGATATCTAgaatatgttaatgttaatatgttAAGCCTGTAGTTTTCTCTCTAGTGCTCTAGCTGGCCGCCTCCTCTGAGCATCTGTCATGAGATCCTGCCTCAGCCACGGCTTGTGTCAGCAGGACATCCTGTGATGTGAGCCTGGAGCAGAGGGCCATGGAGGGCCACAGTGCACCAATGGAGTCCGCTTCCTGCCAGAACCTACCAACACTCGGCAGGATACATGCCTCCCCACACAGGCACAGAAAAACCACTAAACCGCTTTAAAATAATAACTGAGATGACAACGAGAGTATTGTTTAGTGTTTATCTTACCagtgaacacaaaaaaataaactattatcACTATTATAAGAAACAAACacttaacagtgcaaaaatacagtaaaaaaattcaAGGTCTTTTCCCGAAGGcccaacgctatctcacgaccaattcgtatgtattttacgaggtggcttattcgtacaaatttgtacgacctcactcgtacgattttatacgatttgtctaaaccccagtgacggttaggtttaggggcagggttaggtgttcgtacaaattcatacgaattgtgcaactcgtaaaatacgcacgatttggcaaaaattttatgaatttgtacgagtgtggtcgtacgaattcgtacgaataagccacctcgtgaaaaatgtacgaattgccgtgagatcgggttggAAGGCCTGCGGTTACGaaacatccaaaaatatttttaatgatattcgggtcgcggtcagtcgggtcgtttgaaataaagataatGTACTCTCTGataatgtaatccatatgaaatgtgcatttctctctggcgttcatggcgagtccgcacCGACAACTTTGCatcgacacagaaaacaccagtttattactaaacaattaaatgtctccctgctaatttagacacattcataatcattaatttaaccagttctttgtggcaagcaTTATgcgtgcggtcataacgcttattatcctgtaagctatagcctatttaagtaattcaaTTAATATAAAGGGCCGATTTGTCCACGAATGGGTTAAATGAACAACCACTAGtcgactagaaaaaaaaaatatattgttcggAGGCAGCCCTTATTgcacatattttcgaaccagcaggccattctgggttgagcaagcgaccccacggaatgagtgagCGGAGCGGGATATTCAGAACTGCGCTCTCCACTCACGATCGGAAACAAACCCGAACCTCACTCTGCTGAACttgcagaaacatcaaaatagacatagccagactagactattttagtacatatTATGAGCTTATTGATGATTTTtgtataattcttgacaaaataagaataaaataagtttttttcttttttacctaGTTCCTACGTCTATGGCCCAGTGATGCTtcgatgagcatttactacttttaaaaaatgcgggtcaggaagcaggtcaggtacaatattttctttttctttttttgcggtccgagttgcgggcgggttatttgaaaacgtcggtcgtgtgcgggttgtttatacactgaCCCGTGCATCACTGGTCCAGactaacttttttctttttttttctctgggaCCTCTTTCAAGACCTCCTCCTTCTGCTTTGCCCTTTTTAGACTATAAAAGGTTGGAGACACAAATGATAGCCACCCTGGCAGATCTGGGAGTCTGTGTGGTGTTATAGGACAGCAGGGCAGGTTGGGGATGGACAGGCCAGGTGACCTAGTGGTAATTACCTGTCACAGGGGTGGATGGTTTGTTGGCCAGGGTCACAGGTTTGCTGGCCAGGGTCACTGGTGGTTTAGCAGGCTGGGGTGTATCTTCCTCTGAGAGGGAGAGAACAGATGAACCAGTCAGACACAGAGTGATATACCAAATTAAAAATTTCTATAGCCATCTTCCACCACATACATGGAGGAATCACTCTCAGGGGATTTTACATGACTATTTAAACTGATTACCAACagtgaaactaaataaataacaataaaataaatacttcagcATCCCAACAACCGTACATAGAACAAACAgtttggagaatggatggataataatataatataatataatataatataatataatataatataatataatataatataatataatataatataatataatataatataatataatataatataatataatataatataatataatataatataatataatataatataatataatacaatacaatacaatataatataattgtcaaTAAGTTGAGGTACAAACCAGGGAGTTCTTCATAAATGTCATCATCGATAGGTGCAGGCATGGACGATTGGGACACAGTTAAGCAGTCATCAtactcttcttcatcttcaggaATGACTCCACCCATGTCTGATAGTGAAAGCATAAACAAAACATGATGCATAGTCAAGTTTAGACAGTGACAGTGTTTTTCTGATGTACAGTCCTACCTTTAATCAGAAAATCAATGTGCTCCACCCACTCTTTCGCATCTTTCTCAGTCGCAGCACAGAACTGTAGCAAAACGGTATTGTAAGAGATAATGATCGGAGGATATGAATGAACACTGCGTGTTTTTCAATGGTGTGAGAGGTGACCAACCTGATAAACACGCTTGTCTGGAGCTGAGACCTCAAAGCAACAATCTCGCTTTGCATCTTTCCGCAGGGTGTTGTTCAATTTGACAGTGTATCCGACTATATTAAACTCTCCCTTCTGCTGTTTATCTAGTGAAGATTAATGTAGATTATTGAATGATCCAGTTCCAGAAAAGAGAAACTGACATCAGGACTAcgtttattgttaaaaaaaaaaaaaaaatacagtagctGTCCCACCTTTCTCACTGCCATAGTAGTAGAAGATGTTGTTGCTTAAAGCACACCATCTCTTCTgccattcattgccaaagaagctgtgaTCTATAAGAAGTTGAAgggatgttattttttttttcattttatttttttttatcatgtttctGAATGCAGTAACCTACCCTTTCTTCGCTTCTCCAGGTAGCCACTCTTCAAAACGGACTGAAGCTCCTGAGCGGCCACAGGAGGAGCCTGTTGATAtcctgatttgaaaaaaaaactaagttattatattttagttcagCTTATTTATGATGAGCAGTGCTAGTTGTGCTGGACAATAATCCATGAAGAGGAGAACCTGCCTTcacaacaaattaaataaattaggcAACCTGTATGCTGCTCACAAGCCTTTAGATTTAAAAATCGAAAGTGAGTGTCAAGCAAGACTAAAGTTAGCAAGATTCAAACCTGGATATAGTTTCACGCACTGATCTGTCAGGTACAGCAGTATGTGAAACAGATGAATGGTCTGTTTTCAAAGCTAACCTCCCCTCACGTTTACACTGCCCTCCCTTCTCTTGTGCACACACTACCATTGCATTACTGGAAGAGTGTGAGCGAGCAGAACAGTGTTATGAGTGACACAGGCAATTGAGGAATGTTTGCAATTATGTATAAAGTGCTGTCAAGGGAGCATGACACACGCTGACTGTGAAAAGCAAACTGAACACCCTCAGTGTCTGGTAGAAACACtggaaaagaaaacataaatcaTGCTGTCTTTTAGAGCAAACACTggcaaaacaattgaaaaaaagatGACTTTTTGGAAAGTATGAACTAATTGGCACAGAGcatcactttaatttttgcatctttcttattgaaaataaaaaataataataataaaacaaaagaaaagaaaaatattatgtaCACAACTGTTTAAAGATTATTCATGCtccatttacttgatcaaaaagtacaaaagtaaaataataataataactaagaAATGTTACCATTTACAATGgccgtttttctattttaaaataaataaaaaaagtttttgtttttttctttaagaaagcTCAATTTCAGCAGCCATGTCGTCTTCATAGaccttaagaaatcattttaatatgctgatttgataatCAAGAAGCCGTTCTTAATATTAGTTGAAAATGtttcttaaccacatcaactctggggacccaccggtgggtccaatattgcatatgcctaattctcaaaaaatcaaaataacagctgaagtggttaatgaaGTGTATAATGTAACACAAACCCATAACTATGAGCCATGACTAAAAATGTGTACTATAAATTCACTCTGAATGATCTTTATCCATCAAGATCAAAAGCAAATGTGGTTGCTAAAGGCCTCAAAAAAATAGTGGCAACATGTTTCACCTTCGGCTACAAAATGAACTTCCTTTTTCATGTGCTGAATATACAAGTACAGTAAAAACTCAGAGTTGAAGCTCTGATCATCAACAAATACAGCCTGAGATGTGCCTGTCtgttttcactttctttttttatgaaaagaaaTCTCACATAAAATGACAAACTCCTTGCCTTTACCCAAATAGCGGCATTATGGTTGCACAAGCTCATAACTTCCTTGCTTTAGTACATTCGtccaaaataaataggctcaAATTACTTTTTGGTCAATCTCAAAATGCCGTTTGGATTCACCAAAGCTCTGCAGTGTGCACTTAAGAGGCTTCAGTCCCATGTTTGAGCTGAACAGCTGTTCTCTCTGGCAAGCACAGGGCAAAAGGACCTATAAAACACATGACTGCACTACAGCAGTAAACCTCTTTCTaccatatacatacacacaaaccacTCTCAGCCTGCATCCTACCCTTCTGAGTCTCTGAGTTTCTGACTGCAATAATCAGAAATGAGGCATGATTCGAAATGAGTCAGATAAACTGGATTTCTACCAACAgcattcatttagcagaagctaaTAAAACAGAAGCCTGAATTGACATTGGCTGTTGGCAGCATTGTCTGGGCTGCAGACCATAAACCATTTGCTCAGAGACAAAAGAGAGCTAAACCCTTGACGTCTGTGCCTTCAAACCTTTCCTGAGCCTGTTGCTGGGTTACATCAGTCTTTCACGCACCTCATTCGGCTTTTGTGTTCTTCTACCACTACTAAAAAAATCCTAGACAGGACATGACAAAGGACTGCCACAATGATACTGTGTTATAACAGCTGAGCTGCAGAAAAGATGATAAGTGATTCATTCATAATCGGAGAGAGagattttgttttcttcatttatttgaattctgTTCATGCAATCGGTGTACAGAATACACTGCTGTgtttatttcataatattcacAATTACAAACTTAGCAAACTTTTGACTTCCGGGAGAGAATTCAAGGGTACAGAACAATGTCAGATGATATCCCTGTCTCACAAGTTCTTCTAAAACAGTTGCAGATGCTCCATGCTTCACTTCTCGTGTACCACTTTTAAATAAATCACACGATTTCCACTCACCATCATAAGCGCTTTCCTCATCCCGGTCAGTCTGCTCTGACTGCAGTGATCCTCCGTCGTTGGTATCCGCTTCATCAGGCTCTGGAAACTCTTCATCTCCTACACAACAGAGTCTTCATCAGCATTCTCAAAAAGTGGAAGTTAGGAGGCACATTTTCAATCCTCCACCAGAAAGACACATTAAGATTCTCTAATTCAGATGTGGATGTTTcttgcccactgctccaggtgtgtgttcatggtgtgtgtgtgtgtgtgtgtgtgtacttggatgggttaaatgcagagcacaaattccaagtatgggacatAACGCGTCACTTTCACTATTGCCTGTTAGAATCACATTCTCTGACAatataatgaatattaaaaaGCAAAATTTATGCATATGTTTGTGCCATAATGTTCAATTTGAGCAAAGAACTTCCTGTTCACACTGTGATGTGGTATTAGTGCTGCTGTAAAGCGCTATACCAAAGTCTGCCCTCTACCCACATCTCAACCTTTAAGTTATAGGAAGCACAAAACTGATCTGAGAACAGTTATGTGGTGACTTAAGTGTTATTTTTACAGCACTCTGTTTACGTGTTCCCATTAGAAGAGAAAAGGTGTGTGTATGTCccattagacacacacacacgcacatttaCTTATCTTTCTAAATGGGGACATTACATggacttttattgtttttacataCACATAGTTATACACTTTTTAACCTAAACCCAACCCTAATCctcataaaaaaaactttctgcatttgtACAAttccaaaaaaactttttttttctttatttttataccagttttacaaatgaggaagTCCACACATTTAGGTTTTTGGTGGTTTTGTCATGTTTTGCTCACTTTTGGGTAAAAATTTGTctccaaaatatggttaagtaggtacacacacacacacacacaagccctgCAAAGATGTTTACACATCATGAAGAGTTAAAAGTTCTAATGTTGAGAAAGAAAGCCAAGCAGGACCGAGTGAAGCACACAGACTACAGCATAGTGGGGAAGTACTAGTTTACTTCACCATGCTTGAACTTTAGCCCCTCCTCCAGACACAcgtatgtaacaaaaaaaaaaaaaaaaaaaaaacaagcacatgAAAACTTACGCTTGTCCTTGAACTCTTGAGAGTAGCTGGAACACAAATCATTTGGATTTGTTTAATATGACAATATATTATCTGCACAGAGTCATAAACATTATCAGGTAAAAGTTGTGAACACATTCTGCTGTACCTCGTTTTTACATCTTTAATGCGTTTGATGAAGGcatcctttctttcttttgcttttttgctCAAATTCTCCCCTTTAAGGACATCCGTTAAAAAGGTTTCCAGATCTGAAAACAGACAGTTTTATAAGGGTAGCCTTTCTTGAATTCCTGAACTTAATTTGTAGTCTAGGTTTATGCAAACAGTCAGATGCAGTTAATTTTGAGGAGCATAACTTTCGGCTGTTCCAAACTGATGAcaatttgatcagtttaatagCAGGTACAGGCTAGATCTCTGatggaaatatacattttaacgCATGTTGCTgactttataattaaaataaaacacaaaaaaaatttcGCGCACAGCCTCCTCGtcttaaaaaagtaaacaaagacCCCTTTATGCTCTAACTACAGGGAAATACTCTCTGCGTCTGTCGGTAGACTAAACTTCCTCTTTTCAGCCAAGTATGAACAGAAATAAATGTAGTGTTAACAACttgagacaaaaaaaatgtattatattgtgATTGCGCTCGAGCCCTAAAAGATCGCTTTCTCGTCTGTTATCCAAAGATTGCGATAGTATCGTACCTGAAATGAGTGTCGTTAAATCTTCCGGGATGGACCTCATTGTGATAAACCGCTTGACCCAGTAAGATAGCCTTCGAAACACGGAAGTTACAAGTGGACTGTGAAATACGGAAGAGGCAAATAGCCTTCCCTGCAGAAACCACTATTCAAATTAGACAGTAGCCTATTATTCATCGCGCCTGCTCCAGCAGAAACCTTTGAATCGCCGCTCACCCTAAACAGTGCACCGGGGAACCACACGTTTCCTCATCCACACTCACGTGCACGATTTGACAGGAATGATACATGAGTTTGCATAagttattttattgcattattcgTCGAATTCACATTCAGCGAATTCTGTGACGATGATATTGTTTACCTTTGGTGTTTTTATTAGCACGAGAGCGGAAAAGCTGATGGAAAAGATACAGCATGCCCATATATGATCAAATCTAATCTGAATCTATAACAAGAAGCTTCACTACTTAATTTCTTTATCCATAGCAGCGGTCCTCATTTCCAGAATCTGGTAAGAAACTGCTGAATggtttggtattttttttttttttttttaatttagtagcCTATTATTTGTCCTctgtaactttatatatatatatatatatattcactgttGGTGCATTAGAGGATTTTAGTGAGAGGATCTAAGGATCTTTCGGCCCTTTTGCTGTTTGGAGTGAGGCCTACTTATCCTGAGGAGGGAGACAGGTGAAGAATGGGGGTGATGCACCGCTTTCATAGAAAAACACATAGCTATCCATCTCCATCTGGCCTTGTGCTCTCTGTCTGTGCTCCTCTACTGTTTCACAGAGATTACTGCAGAGAACAGATCCCTGCCAGGAGACCTGCACTGTGTCACCTTCTCAAAGTACCTCTCCAAGAGAATGATAAGGAGTGGAATGTGggtccaaaatatattttttaaaaggaatATGGCAAGTTATTTTGCACATTATAATTAGACCCAAATTTTGCTAATAAGACGTGGTGTGATATATTTATGCACATAATGAAAGAATTAAAGGCTAATTTTACTTTATGAAGGTATTGGCTTATATACAACACTCACATCCTGCTTGTTCGCTCGGCTTGAGCACTGCTTGAACCTCATTTGACCTTGCCACAGATCCATCTGGTGTGGAGGGGGAAAGAGAGGTGAAGTGCCCTTTGACCTTTCGAAGGAGCAGGGAGCAGCTCCATATCTCATGCTCCTCAGCCGAGCCTGTTTGATCTGGACTCACCTCAGT
Proteins encoded in this region:
- the LOC132102828 gene encoding src kinase-associated phosphoprotein 2, whose product is MRSIPEDLTTLISDLETFLTDVLKGENLSKKAKERKDAFIKRIKDVKTSYSQEFKDKRDEEFPEPDEADTNDGGSLQSEQTDRDEESAYDGYQQAPPVAAQELQSVLKSGYLEKRRKDHSFFGNEWQKRWCALSNNIFYYYGSEKDKQQKGEFNIVGYTVKLNNTLRKDAKRDCCFEVSAPDKRVYQFCAATEKDAKEWVEHIDFLIKDMGGVIPEDEEEYDDCLTVSQSSMPAPIDDDIYEELPEEDTPQPAKPPVTLASKPVTLANKPSTPVTAVNKSTDYANYFQGLWDCAGDHPDELSFKRGDTIYILSKEYDLFGWWVGEMKGAVGIVPKEYLLELYML